One genomic window of Streptomonospora nanhaiensis includes the following:
- a CDS encoding TetR/AcrR family transcriptional regulator, producing the protein MRRNDERRAALVDAAIEVLAKEGARGLTFRAVDAEAGVPVGTASNYFANRDDLLTQAGARVYERLQPDDATVARQRSAEPTRETYAALMRELVARISAFRTGYLALLELRLEATRRPDLRAVLTERVRADVAANVSYHQDSGLPGDATAVKLLYLAFNWLIVEQLTLPEVFTEAERERLVEAAVDRIVAL; encoded by the coding sequence GTGCGCAGGAACGACGAGCGCAGAGCGGCTTTGGTCGACGCGGCGATCGAGGTCCTGGCCAAGGAGGGGGCGCGCGGGCTGACGTTCCGCGCCGTGGACGCCGAGGCCGGGGTGCCGGTGGGCACGGCCTCCAACTACTTCGCCAACCGCGACGACCTGCTCACCCAGGCCGGCGCGCGCGTCTACGAGCGGCTGCAGCCCGACGACGCCACCGTCGCCCGCCAGCGCTCCGCCGAGCCGACGCGGGAGACCTACGCGGCGCTGATGCGCGAACTGGTCGCGCGCATCAGCGCCTTCCGCACCGGCTACCTGGCCCTGCTCGAACTGCGCCTGGAGGCCACCCGCCGCCCCGACCTGCGCGCGGTGCTGACCGAGCGGGTGCGCGCCGACGTCGCGGCCAACGTCTCCTACCACCAGGACTCCGGCCTGCCCGGCGACGCCACGGCCGTCAAGCTGCTCTACCTGGCGTTCAACTGGCTGATCGTGGAGCAGCTCACCCTTCCCGAGGTCTTCACCGAGGCTGAGCGCGAGCGCCTGGTCGAGGCGGCGGTCGACCGCATCGTGGCCCTCTGA